One Candidatus Devosia phytovorans genomic window carries:
- the pepN gene encoding aminopeptidase N, which translates to MRTETEHTIYLKDYAPSPYRITSVDLDFRILSENTRVRAQLTVEPREGTAPGTPLVLDGDGLVLGSIAIDGAPLMLSDYAADDDGLTVYEPPLRKFILETEVTLQPENNTKLMGLYRSGGTWCTQCEPEGFRRITYYLDRPDNLAVFKVRMTALLSEAPVLLANGNLIDKGDAGDGLHYAVWEDPFPKPAYLFALVAGDLGSISDNFTTASGRKVALAIYCTHGKEDQCLWAMDSLKRSMAWDERRFGREYDLDIFNIVAVSDFNFGAMENKGLNIFNDRLVFAQPETATDGNYDGIERVIAHEYFHNWTGNRITCRDWFQLCLKEGLTVYRDQEFTSDERSRAVKRISDVVGLRSAQFPEDGGPLAHPPRPDQYREINNFYTTTVYEKGAEIVRMLATLLGEAGFRGGMDLYFERHDGEATTIEAFLASFADANGMDLDQFKIWYLEAGTPRLSVDEVYDVQKQTYTLKFRQETAPTPNQPSKAARVLPIKFGLLGPNGSPMGWSGVSGAEVRDEMIVLNSESAEVTFTGIANRPVPSLLRGFSAPVILESKASQDDQLFLARHDSDPFNRWQALQNVGMALAVNAVKGTPWTQEAVAALSQAMGDTLASDSLDDAFKALALSLPDEQLIGREIGRDVDPDAIDRVWHDLLKALFLPLADPLKATYERLASDAPYSPDAASTGRRALRNRALGLLVGSGAAGATELAKAQYDDARNMTDRMAALGSSTFAGTSFAPALLADFRSRYGADPLVLDKWLAVTAAQPRDGVIDDMKAILADPSFPRTNPNRLRALVGSFAMGNVTQFTRADGAGFRFVAEFVADVDKVNPQVAARVLTGFRIWPMLDAGRREAAKAALTGLQGKSLSRNTADILTRTLAG; encoded by the coding sequence ATGCGCACCGAGACCGAGCACACCATCTATCTCAAGGACTATGCCCCCAGCCCCTATCGAATCACGTCTGTGGACCTGGACTTCCGGATCCTCAGCGAGAACACGCGGGTGCGGGCACAGCTGACCGTCGAGCCGCGCGAGGGCACGGCACCGGGCACGCCGCTGGTGCTGGATGGCGACGGGCTGGTGCTGGGTTCAATTGCCATCGATGGCGCGCCGCTGATGCTGTCGGACTATGCGGCCGATGATGACGGGCTGACCGTCTACGAGCCGCCGCTGCGCAAGTTCATTCTCGAAACCGAGGTGACGCTGCAGCCAGAGAACAATACCAAGCTGATGGGTCTTTATCGCTCGGGCGGCACCTGGTGCACGCAATGCGAGCCTGAAGGTTTTCGCCGCATCACCTATTATCTCGACCGGCCGGATAATCTGGCCGTGTTCAAGGTGCGGATGACGGCGCTGCTGAGTGAAGCGCCGGTGCTGCTGGCCAATGGCAATCTCATCGACAAGGGCGATGCCGGCGACGGACTGCATTATGCCGTGTGGGAGGACCCCTTCCCCAAGCCGGCGTATCTGTTTGCGCTGGTCGCGGGCGACCTCGGCTCGATCAGCGACAACTTCACCACGGCATCGGGTCGCAAGGTGGCGCTGGCGATCTATTGCACGCATGGCAAGGAAGACCAGTGCCTGTGGGCCATGGACAGTCTCAAGCGCTCGATGGCCTGGGACGAGCGGCGCTTTGGCCGCGAATATGACCTCGACATTTTCAACATCGTGGCCGTCAGCGATTTCAACTTCGGCGCGATGGAGAACAAGGGCCTCAATATCTTCAACGATCGCTTGGTCTTTGCCCAGCCCGAGACCGCGACCGATGGCAATTACGACGGCATCGAGCGGGTCATTGCGCATGAATATTTCCACAACTGGACCGGCAATCGCATCACCTGCCGCGACTGGTTCCAGCTCTGCCTCAAGGAAGGGCTGACGGTCTATCGCGACCAGGAATTCACCAGCGACGAACGCTCGCGAGCGGTGAAACGCATTTCCGACGTGGTGGGGCTGCGCTCGGCGCAATTTCCGGAAGACGGCGGCCCGCTGGCCCACCCGCCACGCCCCGACCAGTATCGCGAGATCAACAACTTCTACACGACCACGGTCTACGAGAAGGGCGCCGAAATCGTGCGCATGCTGGCGACGCTTCTGGGCGAAGCCGGCTTCCGTGGGGGTATGGACCTCTATTTCGAACGCCATGACGGTGAGGCGACGACGATCGAAGCGTTCCTCGCCAGCTTTGCCGATGCCAATGGCATGGACCTCGACCAGTTCAAGATCTGGTATCTCGAAGCCGGCACGCCGCGGCTGAGCGTCGACGAAGTCTACGATGTTCAAAAGCAGACCTATACGCTGAAGTTCAGGCAGGAGACGGCGCCGACGCCGAACCAGCCGAGCAAGGCGGCGCGCGTGCTGCCGATCAAGTTCGGCCTGCTCGGCCCCAATGGCAGTCCGATGGGCTGGAGCGGCGTTTCGGGCGCCGAAGTGCGCGACGAGATGATCGTGCTCAACAGCGAGAGCGCCGAGGTCACCTTCACCGGCATTGCCAACCGCCCCGTGCCGTCGCTGCTGCGCGGTTTTTCGGCGCCGGTCATCCTGGAGAGCAAGGCCAGTCAAGACGACCAGCTGTTCCTCGCCCGGCACGACAGTGATCCGTTCAACCGCTGGCAGGCGCTGCAGAATGTCGGCATGGCGCTGGCGGTCAATGCGGTCAAGGGCACGCCCTGGACCCAGGAGGCCGTTGCGGCGCTGAGCCAGGCCATGGGCGACACGCTGGCCAGCGACAGTCTCGACGATGCCTTCAAGGCGCTGGCCCTGTCGCTGCCGGATGAGCAGCTGATCGGCCGCGAGATCGGGCGGGATGTCGATCCCGATGCGATCGACCGGGTGTGGCATGATCTGCTGAAAGCGTTGTTCCTGCCGCTGGCCGATCCACTCAAGGCGACCTATGAGCGCCTCGCCAGCGACGCGCCCTATTCGCCCGATGCGGCGAGCACCGGGCGACGCGCCCTGCGCAATCGCGCGCTGGGCCTCTTGGTCGGCAGCGGCGCAGCGGGGGCGACAGAGCTGGCCAAGGCGCAGTATGACGACGCGCGCAACATGACCGACCGGATGGCGGCGCTGGGCTCCAGCACCTTTGCCGGCACGAGCTTTGCCCCTGCCCTGCTCGCCGACTTCCGCAGCCGCTATGGCGCCGATCCGCTGGTACTGGACAAGTGGCTGGCGGTGACCGCGGCGCAGCCGCGCGACGGGGTGATCGACGACATGAAGGCGATCCTCGCCGATCCGAGCTTCCCCAGGACAAATCCGAACCGGCTGCGCGCGCTGGTGGGCAGCTTTGCCATGGGCAATGTCACCCAGTTCACCCGGGCCGATGGCGCGGGCTTCCGCTTCGTCGCCGAATTCGTGGCCGATGTCGACAAGGTCAACCCGCAGGTGGCGGCGCGCGTCCTCACCGGCTTCCGCATTTGGCCGATGCTGGATGCGGGTCGGCGAGAGGCGGCAAAAGCCGCGCTGACGGGCCTGCAGGGCAAGAGCCTCAGCCGCAATACGGCGGACATCCTGACGCGGACGCTGGCGGGGTAG
- a CDS encoding ATP-binding protein, with translation MRTAEASGASVAGFGTGKGKAVEQRTASKARSFGLSLPQFNLTPIAHAVLVTGLVAALAFVIFDTARSFGDARRELAIIGSALAADISDMSTADALGEIGLTNRRYIAIGRASLVSAAAVPSSSIMAGMIVPAQPHGVLAMETQQQNVWGAVTQRAAAAFALVGLAVLLASRKRRDDMPDAMQRDSYSTLAAAIPLGVACWTKSGKLIVCNEQYRERLNLGSGKTTYQEAVKKLSMGGYVKLLNDDDGSRILELHREDGSCLLIDERPLGQGAFMTLVSDVTEAKRTDTMLHAIRQEQRLLARRYHEEKLKAEAASRSKTNFLAHLSHDVRTPLNHIIGFADLMRHKTYGPLGDERYEDYVQSIKASGEHLLQSFATILDLAELEGGQKALRNDLIDLDGVLDGVVQRFKGQANRAGVLFVLGETSEAIVQGDQLGLSRMVCNIVENALRFTSQGGQVTLAAYAARDGVVIEITDTGLGMSEDKLSSLSQPFALGDATFTRQGVGPGLGISIARTIAELSGGNLVIDSTPSLGTTVAISLPLAGMSGAQAAE, from the coding sequence ATGCGGACGGCGGAGGCATCCGGCGCCAGCGTAGCCGGATTCGGCACTGGCAAGGGCAAGGCAGTTGAGCAGCGAACCGCCAGCAAGGCCCGGTCATTCGGGCTCTCCCTGCCGCAATTCAACCTGACCCCCATCGCCCATGCCGTGCTGGTCACGGGCCTCGTCGCTGCCTTGGCCTTCGTGATTTTCGATACGGCGCGCAGCTTTGGCGATGCGCGACGCGAGCTGGCGATCATCGGCTCGGCACTTGCCGCCGATATTTCCGACATGTCGACGGCCGATGCCCTGGGCGAAATCGGGCTGACCAATCGGCGCTATATCGCCATCGGCCGGGCGAGCCTTGTCAGTGCTGCTGCCGTGCCGTCCTCCTCCATCATGGCGGGCATGATCGTGCCGGCGCAGCCGCATGGCGTGCTGGCGATGGAAACGCAGCAGCAAAACGTCTGGGGCGCCGTGACGCAGCGGGCCGCCGCCGCCTTTGCGCTGGTGGGGCTGGCGGTGCTGCTGGCCTCGCGCAAGCGCCGCGACGACATGCCCGATGCCATGCAGCGCGACAGCTATTCGACACTGGCGGCCGCCATTCCGCTCGGCGTCGCCTGCTGGACGAAAAGCGGCAAGCTGATCGTCTGCAACGAGCAATATCGCGAACGGCTGAACCTGGGCAGCGGAAAGACCACCTATCAGGAAGCAGTCAAGAAACTGAGCATGGGCGGCTATGTGAAGCTGCTCAATGACGATGACGGCAGCCGCATCCTCGAGCTGCATCGCGAAGACGGCTCGTGCCTTCTGATCGACGAGCGCCCGCTCGGCCAGGGCGCCTTCATGACGCTGGTGAGCGATGTGACCGAAGCCAAGCGCACCGATACCATGCTGCATGCCATCCGCCAGGAACAGCGCCTGCTCGCCCGCCGCTATCACGAGGAAAAGCTCAAGGCCGAAGCGGCCAGCCGCTCCAAGACCAATTTCCTCGCCCATCTCAGCCATGACGTGCGCACGCCGCTCAACCACATCATCGGCTTTGCCGACCTGATGCGCCACAAGACCTATGGGCCGCTCGGCGACGAGCGCTACGAGGACTATGTGCAGTCGATCAAGGCCTCGGGCGAGCACCTGCTACAGAGCTTTGCCACCATTCTCGACCTGGCCGAACTCGAAGGCGGGCAGAAGGCACTGCGCAATGACCTGATCGATCTCGATGGCGTGCTCGATGGCGTGGTGCAGCGCTTCAAGGGCCAAGCCAACCGGGCGGGCGTGCTGTTCGTCCTCGGGGAAACCAGCGAGGCGATCGTTCAGGGCGACCAGCTCGGGCTTTCCCGCATGGTCTGCAATATTGTCGAAAATGCCCTGCGCTTCACGTCGCAGGGTGGGCAGGTGACCCTGGCGGCCTATGCGGCGCGCGATGGCGTGGTCATCGAGATCACCGACACGGGCCTGGGGATGAGCGAAGACAAGCTCTCCTCCCTCTCCCAGCCATTCGCCCTGGGTGATGCCACCTTTACCCGCCAGGGCGTAGGGCCGGGCCTGGGGATTTCAATTGCCCGCACCATTGCCGAGCTCAGCGGCGGAAACCTCGTGATTGACTCGACGCCGAGCCTGGGCACCACTGTTGCCATCTCCCTCCCCTTGGCCGGCATGTCCGGAGCGCAGGCAGCAGAATGA